CGCTCGTGGGAGGCGGTCACGTCGGCGTGGAGGCCCGAGACGAAGATGATGCCGGCGACCCCGTGGTCGAGGAGCATCTCGATGTACTCGTCCTCGGTCGTGCCGCCGGGGGACTGGGTGCACAGGAGCGGGGTGTAGCCGTGCTCGGACAGGCGCGACTCGATCACCTGGGCGAAGGCCGGGAAGACCGGGTTGGTCAGCTCGGGGACCACGAGGCCGATGAGGCCTGCAGAGTGGCTCTTCAGCTTCTCCGGCCGCTCGTAGCCGAGCAGGTCGAGGGCGGCAAGGACCGCCTGGCGCGTCTCTCCGGACACGCCCGCCTTGCCGTTCAGCACCCGGGACACGGTCGCGGTGCTGACACCAGCCTGCGCTGCTAGATCGGAAAGACGGGTGCGCACGGGTTGCAATGTACGGGACAACAGGCCTCCTTGCCATGATCCGACGCCCGCGACAGATGCGTGTCGTCGCTGACGCGCGGGCCCTCGTGTCGCCTGGTGAGCCGTTTGTCCCACCTCGGGCGACGCTCGAGTCTAGCCCCTCTGCAATGTTGCGTGAAAGTTACCGTAACGGCTTGCATCCGGTCGTCGTCGGGAACTACGGTCGCCCTATCAGCGCTCGCTACGGATGTCGTGGTGGGCATGGATCAACAATTTGGGAGACATGCGATGCGACGGAGCATCCCCTTCGTGGCCGCGGTCGTCGGGCTCGGCCTGACGCTCACCGCGTGCGGCGGGAACAGCGGCACCGAGACGACCACCACCAAGGCGCCCGAGGCCACGACGACGTCGGAGGCCCCGAAGTTCTCCGGCGAGCTGACCTTCTGGGTCGACGAGGAGCGCATCAAGGACTTCCCCGGCGTCGCTTCCGACTTCGAGGCCGAGTTCGGCGTCAAGGTCAACCTGGTGCAGAAGGCCAACGCCGACATGAAGACCGACTTCCTGGCGCAGGCCCCGACCGGCAAGGGTCCGGACCTGATCGTCGGCGCGCACGACTGGGTCGGCGAGCTCGTCGCCAACGGTGCTGCTGCGCCCGTCCAGCTCGAGGACACCTCCGGCCTCTCCGCCGGCGCCCTGACCGCCTTCTCGTCCGAGGGCCAGCTCTACGGCGTGCCCTACGCGGTCGAGAACATCGCGCTCATCCGCAACAACGAGCTCGTCAAGGAGACCCCCGAGACGCTCGACGAGGTCATCGCGCAGAACGACGAGACCAAGGCCAAGTACCCGCTCGTCGTCCAGCAGGGCAAGGACGGCGACGCCTACCACCTCAACCCGCTGATGACGTCCTTCGGCATCTCGATCCTCGCGACGGACGCCGACGGCGGCTACATCGGCGAGGAGGGCATCTCGGGCACGGGCGGCGACGCCTGGGCCACGTGGCTCGCCGAGCAGGGCAAGAAGGGCTGGCTCTCGCCGGACATCGACGGCCAGGTCGCGACCGACGCCTTCAAGAACGGTGAGACCCCGTACATCATCACGGGTCCGTGGAACGTCGTGGGTGGCGAGGGCCGCTTCGCCGAGTCGGGCATGGACGTCTCCGTCCTCCCGATCCCGTCCGCGGGTGGCGAGACCGCTCGTCCCTTCGCCGGTTACCAGGGCATCTACGTGAGCGCCGAGTCGGCCAACAAGGTCGCGGCCAACGCGTTCGTCTCCTACATCGCTCGCGGTGACGTCCAGACGAAGCTCTACAAGGAGGGTGGCCGTATCCCCGTCGCCTCCGAGGCTGCCGCCGCCGTCGACGACGAGCTCCTCAAGGGCTTCGCGATCGCTGGCCAGGACGCGGTCGCCGCTCCGGGTC
This genomic window from Flavimobilis soli contains:
- a CDS encoding sugar ABC transporter substrate-binding protein; translation: MRRSIPFVAAVVGLGLTLTACGGNSGTETTTTKAPEATTTSEAPKFSGELTFWVDEERIKDFPGVASDFEAEFGVKVNLVQKANADMKTDFLAQAPTGKGPDLIVGAHDWVGELVANGAAAPVQLEDTSGLSAGALTAFSSEGQLYGVPYAVENIALIRNNELVKETPETLDEVIAQNDETKAKYPLVVQQGKDGDAYHLNPLMTSFGISILATDADGGYIGEEGISGTGGDAWATWLAEQGKKGWLSPDIDGQVATDAFKNGETPYIITGPWNVVGGEGRFAESGMDVSVLPIPSAGGETARPFAGYQGIYVSAESANKVAANAFVSYIARGDVQTKLYKEGGRIPVASEAAAAVDDELLKGFAIAGQDAVAAPGLAEMDSIWGNWGKTQVAIISGKAANPTDAWAELGTQINDLFKK